Below is a window of Planctomicrobium piriforme DNA.
GGAACGCGGCTTTTCGGCCGAGTTCGCTTTCTTCGAATCGAGCCCGGCGACGATGTCTTTCATCAATTGCGGCCCGCCGCCAATCGTGTTGATGTATTGATCGTTGAGGTACAGCATGCGGTTCTGCATGCCCTCGGTCCCGAACATCACATGCTGCATTTTCTCGGCGATGCCCGTGGGGTCGCCGTCTTCCTTGTAGTCCTGTTTGATGATCGTCAGATCGGCCTTGTAAGGGCCGAAAGTCTCGGCGTCTTTCTGCAAGGTCGAGGTCTGCACAAACTGTTCGGTCTCAATCGTTCCCAGCTTTTCGACGGACATCCGGGCGAATTCCCGCACCTTGTCCACTGGGCTGGCGGTAAAGATGCTCGCGCCGCGAAGGGCGCCCGAGCTGGATTCCACCACGTCGATCGCCGAAACCAGCGGTCCGTAGGTGATGCCATCCAACTGCTTGGTCATCTCTTCTTCGAGCTGCTTCTGTTCATCCCCTTCCTTGAACATCGACAGCGACGTTTTGATGCCGAAGCGAGTCAGTTCCGAGGTCGAACCGCTGAAGGCGTAGTACATCGGCCAGTTCGAAGGGAGCTTGCTCAGCAGCGCCATATCGGACTGCTGATTCTGAGTGAGAAACTCGGCCGACTTCGAATCCGGTGCGAATTCGACGAACTTGTCGACGGCGATTTCAGCATCCGACAGCGAGACGTTGACCGACACCGCCTGCGCGTCTTCCACACCGCGGAAAAAGCTTTCGGCCATCGTGCCGTAGAGTCCCACGATCGATTCGAGGTTGACTCCCCCCTGCTCCGGCATGAACCGCAGGTTGTTGAGGGCGTCGAGCACCTTATCCTGGGCAAGCTCGATCTGCTCGGAGTACACGTCCACCAGATGCTTCGCGTTGACGTACACCGTCAGGTCGCCGTCTGCCAGCCGAGCCTGCGCGTCTTTACCCAGCAGCGTGATTGCCGTCGCCGATTCCTTGGCTTGGGGAATCGCATCGGCTTCCGTGTAGAGGACCCAGGTCTGATGGACTTCGCTGGTAATGTCGTCGCCCAAAGCGCTGACCATGTCTTCCGCTTTGACGGCCGGAATCGCGAAAACCACGACCGGTTCTTCCGTTCCTTCCGCATAAACGCCGACATACCAGTCGCGCGATTGATCGACTCCCGTCAGTTCGGGATTGGAAATCAGTTGCCCCAGGCCTTGCGTCTGCTGGGCTTTGATCCCCTCGCCAATCCCAGGCTGAATTTTATCCGCGACCTTGATCAGCTTCTCAGCGGTCTGGTCCGGCTCACGCAGACGGATGATGACGTCCACATCCTGGGTGAAGTATTGCAGAGGCGAGTCCTGAGCCGTCGCGACCGTTCCGGCCAGACAGGCCAGCGTCAGGGCCAGGGATGCGAGTGTGGTCCGCAACATCGATTGTCCATTCTCTCTGAAGGTTGGCTGGTCCTCATGACCCGGCGGCACTTCGCCGGCAGCTTTCAGTGTCGATTTCGCTTTCTGAGTTTTCGCCTTCACGGGTCGGAATGTCAAACCACGCCGCGTGTTCTGATGCCTACCGGAAATCCGGATGCATTCGATTCTTCCGCGAAATGCAGTCAATTTCTGGGGTCACCAGACCGGTTGTAACGTTGAAATGGATAAAATGGGGTGTCTTGGGTGTTGACAAACGGCATCCATGGCGCAGAATCGTGTAACGCGTTGAAGCAAGCACAATCAGTAGCGAGAGAACCATGAATCGATTCATCAAGGCCGCGATCCTGGGACTGGTCGTCGCCGCTTTCGCCGGGGCCGCCTTCACCGAAGCCCAGGCAGGACACCGTTACGGCTACGGCCGTGGTTACTACGCCGGATATTACGGCGGTTACACCGGTTACTACGGCGCCGGCTATCGCGGAGCCGGTTTCAGCAGCCCGTACTACAGCCACGGAACACTCTACGGCTACCCGTACTATGGGTCCTACGGCGGCTACCGTCCTTCGTACTCCTACGGCCTGTACGCTCCGGTTTCGTACCCGATCAGCTCTGCCCCCTACGGCTACGCTTCCTACTACGACTATGCCCCGTACCGGTACTCGATGCCCAGCATGAACGGCACCGCTCCGGTGTATTCGGCCTCCTACGGGTCGGTCGGTTACACGTCAGTCGGCTGCGGCTGCGGATATTGATTCGTCCACGGCAATCGAACGCTTTGAATGGCGTTCCTCGGTTGTCGAACGGCGGCGTCAGTACCGCTTTTGAAAAACTCAAAGCTGCGCTGTGCGAACCCGGTTCGCTCATCGCAGCTTTTCTCTTTTCTGGTATGCTGGGATTTAGAGAAAACCGATCCTCAAAACGGATCTTGTGCAGCGCATTTGTTTGAGAGGGGCAGGAACGTGCCAGTCGTCACGGAAACCGATCACCATCGCGTCGTCAGCGTTTCGCTGGGTGAGCGGAGCTACGACATCGTCGTCGGCAACGGCGTTCTGGCGTCTGTCGGCACGGCGATTCCGGATTGGGTGAATCGTCGCTTCAATCGCACTGCGGCCGGTTCGGCCCTGATCGTGACCGACTCGAATGTTGTACGGCACGCGACGGTCGTGGAAGAACGTCTCCAACATGCCGGCTGGCGCACCGCGTGTTTCGAAATGCCGCCGGGGGAGCAGTCAAAACGCCTGGAAATCATCTCCTCGGCCTGGGATCGCCTTGTCGAGATGCAGGCGGATCGTCAGACAGTCGTCATTGCCGTCGGCGGCGGCGTCGTGGGGGATGCCGCAGGCTTTATCGCCGCGACCTTCGCCAGAGGAATTCCGTTCGTCCAGATTCCGACCACGCTGCTCGCCGATGTCGACAGCTCTGTCGGCGGCAAAGTCGGCATCAATCATCCCCAGGCGAAAAACCTGATTGGGGCGTTTCATCAACCGCTGGGAGTCCTCATCGACACCCGGGCGCTCGACACCCTGCCTGACCGTGAATACCGCTCCGGCCTCGCGGAAGTCGTGAAGTACGGAGTGATTCTCGATGCCCCATTCTTCGAATTCCTCGAACGGAACGTCACCGAGCTGAATTGCCGCGATCCCCATGCCGTGGCTTATGCCATCAGCCGCAGTTGCGAACTCAAAGCCCGCGTCGTCGAGGAAGACGAATACGAGCTGACAGGATTACGGGCGATCCTCAATTACGGCCACACCTATGCGCATGCGTTCGAAGCCCTCACCGGCTACGGCGAACTGCTGCATGGAGAAGCGGTGGCGATTGGCATGGCGTACGCCAGCAGACTGTCGGAACTCTGCGGTCGCACTGACGCAGCATTGACCAAACGGCAGACCGCCCTGCTGGGAGCCCTCAAGCTGCCGACGAACGTCCCCAACCCGACAGCCATCCTGGGGAAGGATGTCATCCACCGCATGCAGCTCGACAAGAAAACGCTAGGCGGTCAATTACGGTTCGTGCTCCCCACCCGGCTCGGGCATGTGGAACTGGTCAAGAATGTTCCGACGGAGCTGGTGTGGCAGACGCTGCATCAGGGGGGGATTGAGTAATAGGGCTCGGTTCGTCCTCGTCCGCTGGTGCCTGCTCCAGCTCTTCACAGCCGGTGTCGAATTTCCCTTCCCGCAGGGCTTTCCGCGACACTTTCGCCAACTGTTCATAACGGCCGCGAATCTGTTCCAGTTCCTTCTCGTCGAGTTCTTCGAGATCCAGCAGCGCATTATGAGCCCCCTGCAATGCCCGTATGACTTCATCCAGTTTGATGTGCGTGGCGGCCATATCGCGGTTCTGGGTATTCTGAATCAGGAATACCATCAGGAAGGTCACGATCGTCGTGCTGGTATTGATGACCAGTTGCCAGGTGTCGCTGTAACCGAACAGCGGCCCGGTCAACCCCCAGAGAGCAACAACGATCACCGCCAGCCCAAAGGCCGCGGGGTGCCCTGTGAATGTCGAGGCGAGCTTTGCAAAATGATTGAACACTTTCAGCACACGGTTCGACTTGCGTTTTTGCGTGTGCGTGGAGCCAGGGGAAGCGGGATGCATGAATTGACTCCAGGAACAGTTCGATCTGCTGAATGCGAGCTGGCGCAACTTGTGAAATGATTTGCCCGGTCTTGCCCCGCGGAATTCAACAATTCAATAGATGAGACCGCGTACAACGCAGGCACTCGGTAGAGCAAACTGCTCTAGCACAGCGAATGCCAACTCGTTGATTTGTCATCTGCCCATCATACTCTGAATTTGCCGCCGCATGGCCGAGCCCCCTGTGTCCGACCGCAATATCTCCCGCCGCCTGACTGAAATGGCCCGGCTCGATCCGGATCGCCCTGCGGTGATCGCTCCTTCAGGCCGCGCGATCTCGTTCGCCCAGCTTGATGAGCGCTCGACGCAACTGGCCGCTGGCCTTGCGGTCGCAGGCGTTCGACCGGGGATGAAGCTGGTACTGTTCGTGCCTTTCAGCATCGAATTCGTCGAGCTGACTTTTGCGCTGTTCAAGACTGGCGCGATCGTGGTGCTGATCGACCCCGGCATGGGTCGCGCGAACATCTTCAACTGCCTCAACGAGGTTCAGCCGGACGGCTTCGTCGCGGTGCCGATCGTGCATGTCGTCCGCTGGTTCGCAGGCGGAGCTTCGCGGCGGGCGGCATTGAACTTCTGCGTCGGCCCCTGGCTGCCCGGCATCACGGCGACCTATCGGCAGCTCATTCGAACGGATGCCCATTCGTTTGCAGTCCGCCAGTCGGCTGCGACCGATTCCGCCGCAATCATCTTTACCAGCGGCAGCACTGGTCCCCCAAAAGGAGTCCTGTACGAACACGGGATGTTCGACGCTCAGGTTGACCTGATTCGCGACCGCTACGGCATCGTGCCAGGGGATGTCGATCTGCCGGGGTTCCCGCTGTTCGGACTCTTCAACTCGGCGATGGGAGTCACGACCGTCATTCCCGATATGGACCCGACCCGGCCGGCTGAAGTCGATCCGGAGAAGATCCTGAAGGCGATTCAGCAACATAACGTCACTCAGGCGTTCGGCTCGCCTGCGTTCTGGAATCGAGTCGGTCGATATTGCGCTGAGAAGAACCTGACGCTGCCGACGCTAAAACGCGCACTCTCGGCAGGCGGCCCGGTGCCGGGGCATGTGCTGCAGCGGATGTCGAACATCCTCACGCGACCAGACGCGGATCTGTTCACGCCATATGGTGCGACTGAAAGCCTGCCGGTGAGTTCCATCGGAGCGCGTGAGATTCTCGAATCGACAGCGCCTCTGACGAAGCAAGGGGCAGGCACGTGTGTCGGGACGACGTTTCCCGGCATGCGCGTCAAGATTCTGCCGATGACAGACGGGCCGATCTCATCCATCAATGCGATCACGGAACTTCCGCCGGGCGAGATCGGCGAAATCGTGGTGTGCGGGCCGTCGGTGACGCGCGAGTATTATCAGCGACCGGATTCAACTCGACTTGCCAAGATCCCGGATGGCGATGGGTTCTGGCACCGCATTGGTGATGTGGGCTATCTCGACTCAACAGGCCGACTCTGGTTCTGCGGACGCAAGGCCCATGTCGTCGTGACGCCGAACGAGACCATGTTCTCCGTCTGCTGCGAAGCGATCTTCAACGAGCATCCGCGGATTTACCGTTCCGCACTCGTTGGGATCGGTCCCCGAGGTCAGCAGCGACCGGCCATCGTCGCGGAACCAGAGCCCGGTCAGTTCCCCAAGACACCCGCCGACGAACAGCAGCTGCGCGACGAACTCCTCGCGTTAGGGCGGCAACATGCCCATACCCAAAACATCCGCGACATCCTGTTCCATCCCAGCCTGCCGGTCGACACCCGCCACAACGTAAAGATTAACCGCGAAGCCCTCGCTATGTGGGCTGCGCCAAAGTTCAAGCCAGCCTGAAACAGCGGTCAGCGGTCAGCGGTCAGCGGTCAGCGGTCAGCGGTCAGCGGTCAGCGGTCAGCGGTCAGCGGTCAGCGGTCAGCGGTCAGCGGTCAGCGGTTGAACGCCAAGGCGTTCAACCTTTCCTGTCTAACACTCAACACTCAGCTCTAACCCTTCCGGCACTGGACTCTCGACACTGGACTCTCGACACTGGACTCTCGACACTGGACTCTCGACACTGGACACTCGACTCCCCCTCACGCCTCAAACCTCAATTCAACATCGCAAATCTCATACGGCGAGATCTCCACATTCACGGCGTCGTCGATTCGCAGCGTCGAGATTGTTTCCCCCTGAAAGTTGACCTGTCGGGCACTGACGGGCGTCAAAAAGGAATGCAGCCCGAAGACGCGTGAGCGGCCTTCGGTTTCGACCAGCCGCACAACGATCGCATCAGGCGTCGCGCCAGGCAGAATTCGAGTCAGTTGCACGTTGGCGGCAGTGACGTGAAAGAACCAGCCTTCTTTCCTGCCGTCGGCCGGTTGAGTCTGAGTCGTCATCACCAACGGCGGCGAATACTGGTCGAGAGATGCCTGCATGGGGTAAACCGCGTCAATCGTGACCGCGAACTGGAAGCGACGGACCGATTCCCCTTTTGTGATCAACAGGGTGTCGAGCATTCGTTCGCCGGTTTTGCGATGGAACGGCAAGCCGGGGGTGAGGAGCGTGGTGCGAAAATCGCCGTCAGCGATTTCCACGAATTGCGGCGCCTCAATGCGTTCGCGTTTGATGACGTGTGCCCCCTGCTGGATGGACGCCGTTAAGGCCACGTCCTCATGCTTCCACGCAAACCGGCACCCGATGTAGTTGGTCCACGGGTCTCCCTCAATCGGCTGCGCCGGGGCGATTTCCAGTTCGACCTCGACCGCATTGCGGCCCAGGATCACTCTGGTCAGTTGGCGATACGTTCCCAGCACTTCGCCGCTCGATTCGTCCTGCAGTTCCCCAACCGTTTCGATCTCACCGACGACCGGCCCGCGACTGAGAATCCGCGTTTCTCGCAACCTCATGGCTGAGTAATAGGTCGTGTACGTTTCCCGTTCTTCTCCTTCCCCCACGCTGACGGTTCGGGCATGTGGAAACCGCAGCGCCACCTGTTGGCTGAGACGATTCGGACTGCGGCGATAAGTGAGAATCTGCGCGATACCGCCCGTGGCGTCGCTCATACGGACTTCGAAACGGTCATTCCGCAGCAGCAGTTCTTCTGCCAATGGAGACTTGCCCGGATGGGTGCGATCAGGACGCGCAGTGTTGTTAGCGAGCCACACAAAGCCGCAGGGGGGCAAGGCGACAAGCACCTGAACTCGATCGGCATCGACCTGCACGCCGAGCACCGCGGGATCTTTCGGCGGCCCGCCGGCCAGCGGCCATTCCACCAGCACCTTGCGAGGGAACGAAAGGGTGTTGACGATCAGCACTCCCGAACCTGCTGTCCCCTGTGCAGCCAGCAGGTCGCGGAGTTGCAGGCTAGCTTCGGACAGCGCATTCGCGATGGCGTCATCGGCCCGTCGAGCCTGTTCCGGAGTCGCCTCCTGATGCCCTGTGCGCACGGTCGCTTCGAGCGCTTCGGTAGATTCGCTGGAGATTGGCTGTCGTTTAATGACGCTCGCGATGTGGGCCGTCCATTCCGCCCGTTGAAATGCTTGTTCGCGATGCCAGTAGCCGACGTAACGCGAGATCGGGTCTGCTTCATCCCTGGCGACTGACTGAATCAGGGTTGGCGAGAAATAGTCGGCGGCTTTGAACTCCGCACGGCGACCGGGTGAGCCTTCGTGCGAGAAGAACTCGGAGAAGGTGACGAACTTGCCGAGAACCGGGGCGTATGCATTGGCGCGGCGGAAGTCTTCGAAAAACGGAGTTCGCAGCGTCGGCCAGTGAGCGAAGACCACTGCGGCGAGATGGTCGTAATCCATTGACTCCGCCATCCGTTCGGGGAACCGCAACATGCTGGCCGCGCCGTCGGCTGCGAGCGGAATGCGGCTGAACGCATCGATGCAAACGCCTGAACTCCCTTCCCAACGCATCTGCGACTGCTCCTGCTCGGGGGCGTAGCCGTCGTCGAGCAAGGTGTGCAGCGCGCCCTTGTAACCAAGTCGTTCGAGCAACTGCGGAAGATGTGCGCCGAGCCCAAATCGCCGCCTCGCCCAGACAACGGGGTTGCTGCCGGTGAGTTGCTTCAGGGTGGCACCCCCTTGCTTGAGGTGCCACAGCGAGGCATCGAGCGACATCAGGAAGCTGGCCTGTTCCGCATCGTCGCCCCCCAGGAACTCGAGTCGGCGTTGCTCACAGGCTGCTTTCACACGATCCGCGAGGAGCGGATTCGCCGAGAGGATCTTGTCCCAGTCGTTTGCCGGCGCCAGCACATTCATTGCACTTGGGCCGGCCAGAAACTTTTCAGTGTTGGCCGGGACGGTTTCAGGCGTCACCAGGCAGAGGTCGATGAGATAGCACTCCACAGGATAAAACCGTTCGCGGCACTCCAGCAGCATCTCAAAACAGGTTGCCAGGTATTTGCGAGCCGCTTCCGGGTCATGATTCATCGCGGCCTGCGCAGCGGCCACCGACTCCCGCTGCATCCGGGTTTCATCGAGGTTTGAGTAGTTCCGCATCTTGCGAGTGAGCAGTTCCACCTGCAGATACATCGAGCCGAGGGCCAGAAAATCGGCCGTGAGTTCAGGGTCAGGCAGCTCTTCCAGTTGCAATGGAGCCAGTGCCTGCCGCAGCATCTCGTCGCGGTCATGTTCGCCGGAGATGACGACGCTACCCGCCTGCTTTGTGAGCGCGATCCAGCCTTGCGGGATCTGGTCATCGCAAGGTGTGGGGACGATGAAGAGCCGGTCGGTCGGGCCTGAGGAGGGGGAGTCGGCCCGTTGCCAGCGCGGAAACGCCCCACCCGATGCCAGCAGTGCCGGATGCCAGATGACGGCGAACGCATTCAGCAGACTGGCGGCAGGTTTTTCTCCCAGTTCAGTGGGAAAGTCCTCGAGTCCGTGACTGGGAATCAGGACGGTCAATTCGGAGTAGGTCATTCGGCAGCCTGATCGCAACGGGAGGAATCGATTGATGGCGATTTTGACATGCAATTCCTTAGGAACAACCGACCGGGAATCTGGAGGCCGGATTTCCATCGAACCGGAGAATTCTCGATTACTCTGCAACGACGCATGTCTTGTGTTGCCAGTAGTTTATTGTTATTGCCCCAAGATATTTTGAGGGACGGCTCTTATTGCGGCGAGCGGTGTGGGTGGGATCGGATGCGATCGGGCATTTGGGAATTTCCCTGCTTTCGGCAAGATTTCGTTGACAGCGGTTGCCGAAAGAAATATACACGCAATGGTCGTGGTTGTTTGGAGAGGTAATGAAGCTTTCGCGGAAATCAGATTACGCCCTGCGAGCCCTGTTCGACCTCGTCGCACACGAGGGGCGTGGACCGATTTCCATTCGTGAGCTGGCCTTGCGTAATGATATCCCAAAACGCTTTCTCGAGCAGATCATGATTGATCTCCGTGAAAAAGGTTGGGTGAGAAGCATTCCAGGCCGTGATGGAGGATTCGTCCTCGCCAAGCCTCCAGCGGACATCACGATGGGGGAAGTGGTCCGACACTTTGACGGGATTTTGTCCCCCATCAGTTGTGTTTCCACGACTCATTACGAGCCCTGCTCTCAGGAGTCGGTCTGTCGTTTCCGCCGTGTGCTGCTGGAGATCCGGAATTACGTGGTGAAGAAAATGGACAATGCCACTTTGGCGAATGTGTTTGCTGGCAAGGTGGTTCGGCACGAAGAAGTGTTCAGCCCCTCCTTCACCTATGGTGATGGGATTTAGAGTGTTCCCTCTTTTTTGAGTCATGAAATACTACCTTCAAAGTCGTGAATAATTGGTGATGATATGAATCCCGTGTTGTCTCTCCCCAATCTTCTGACACTCCAGATGTCTGAAGTGCAGCCGCTTCTGTCGGTTCGCACTGTGGGTGAGTCAACGTCTGCTTGTCTGCCGGAAATCTCCGATGCCGACCTACGCGCCCAGGTTGTCGAACAGCTCGGGCACCTGAGCCAGTTCTTCCCGATCTGGGTGCATGTTCGGGTCGAGGGGGGACAGGTCGATCTGCGGGGTGGAGTCAGTTCCCTGGAGGAGCGCGGTCGGATTCTCGAGTCCGTCATGGCACTCGAAGGGGTCAAGGGAATTCGAGACCACCTGCAACTTGGGATTCGATCGTCGGCGGACTTTGATGACGGCGATCCATCCGCACTGCTGGCCTCTCTGTTTCAGATTGGCGTCGTATGGGCTGCGGTGGCGATTGCTGTGACTGCGTGGTGGATGTGGCCTCGTGCCTCACTGATTGCCGCGCAGCCGCAACCAGTACCGGCGATTGTGGAATTTGGCGGGATGCCTGCGACGGGCGCCGTATTGACGCTGCACCCGCTGGATGCCTCAGCTTCGTCCGCAGTCCTGCCCCAAGGCCTTGTCGGCCGTGATGGCAGTGTGGAGTGGACGACTTATCAGCCTGGCGACGGATTGCCTCCCGGACGGTACCTGGTCACTGCACAGTGGAACCCAACTCTGGTGGTGAACGGGCAGTCGCAGCCGAGTCCCAATCTGTTGTCTGATGCCTTGTCCCGCCCGGCCACGTCGCCGTTGCGGCTGCATGTCAGTTCCGATCAGCAAACACCCTGGAAAATCGATCTCAAGTAACGCCGACTGCGAGGCGGCAACAACGCATTGAAACCTTGCTCATGGGGGCCACCATGCAACACCAACTCAATCTCACCACAGAACTTCGCGCGAGCTCCGGCTCCATTGAACGATTGCGGATGCAGGGGGGCGTTGCCCGCTTTGCTTCAATCTCTTCAACGGATGCTTTACTGCTCGAGAACGTGCAGATCTGCCTCACAAATCTGAGTCGTTCGCTGTCTGAGCGAGTTGAGATTCGCGTTCTCAACGGAGAAGTGTACCTGCGGGGAGAAGTCGTTTCCGCGCAGGAACAACACCGGTTGCTGCAGAATCTTTCTCAGCTCCCTGGAGTTCGCGATACTCATCATCGGCTCTCCCTGCCTCTCTCGGCACGCGTCAAAAACCTCGGCGTGCGCCTGCAATTGATTCTCGCCTTACTGACCGGAGCGGCCTGCGGCGCTGCCCTTGCTGTCTGGTGTCGGAATGCGTTTGCCGTATTTCCGACCGAACGAATGCGGCATGCTCCGGTGTAGCTGCCCACCTTCCCCAATGCCCTGCCTTTTTGTGCTTTCTCCATGATTGCGCCGTATCCCACCCCAGTTCGAGGTTTTGCCATGAAACCGACCCCTCCTCCAGGTCCGTCACGGCCGCAGCGCACACAGTCGAATCTCCCGACCCGGTTGCCCGACCTCGACACCATTGCAACGCCCGCCACACGGCCCACGCCAGTCGAGCATCAGGTCAACGATGAAAAGGTAAGAAAGCAGGTCGTCGAAGTGCTGGGCGAACTGGGCCAGCAGATGCGGATGAGCATTCATGTTCGCTCCGAACATGGAGACGTGTATTTGCGCGGCACCGTCGATACGTCCTACAACCGGCTGCTGGTGGTGAGTGTGGTTTCTCGACTGCCCGGCGTCAAAAAGATCCACGATGAAATCACTCTCGGTTCACAGTTTCACGGCAAGGCCGAAGCCAACCATGTCGGCAACGGCAATCGCAAGCGAAACCTCCAATTTGTCGGGATCGTCGCCGCAGTGGTGCTGCTGGCCGGGGCCTATGGTGCCTGGAGTCTGACGACAACCAGCCTGTCGGATTTCCCGGTTGTGGTCTTGTACGCCGGCAAGCCCGCTGACGGCGCAATTCTGACATTGCATCCGCTTGATCCGCAGCCGGCGAATGAAATCAAACGGCCGCTGGGACGTGTTGGCCCGGACGGCACAGTGGAATGGACGACGTTCGACCGCGGAGATGGTGTGCCGCCTGGCCGGTATGCCGTGACAGCGATCTGGCATCCTCTGGTGCTGGTGAACGGCGAAACATTCTCACGCTCGAATGTCCTCGGCAAGGAATACCAGAAGAGCGATTCCACGCCGTTACGACTGGAGGTTTCTGCTCAGGCGCAGTCGCCTCTGCAGGTCGAACTGAAACGTTAATTCTTTTGTCTCTTTTTTCGACGTCTGTATTCACTCGGGAGGCGCTTATGCATTTTTGTCGCTGTTGAATTCGTTCGGTCCGAACCAACAGCAACCGCCGGATTTTTCATTGAAACGCCGGCAACTCTGACTTTTCTCGAATGTTTGAATTGGGTTGAACTCACACAGTCTTTCCACCAAGGAACCTCACATGCAATTTCGCAAACTGCAATCCCCGCGCAGTGAAGCCCGCCGCGGCGGATTCACCCTGATTGAACTACTCGTTGTGATCGCGATCATCGCGATTCTGGTCGCCATTTTGCTGCCTGCCGTGCAGTCGGCTCGTGAAGCCGCACGTCGTTCGCAGTGCCTGAACAATCTGAAGCAGGTTGGTCTGGCAATGCACAATTTCCACGATGCCAAGCAGAAGCTGCCCAGCAGCGGCCGTCCGACTGCCTCCGCCACCGTTCGCGTGGGCCTGTTCACCTACCTGCTTCCCTACATCGAGCAGAAGGGCCTGTGGGATCAGTACGACACCGGCTACAACTGGGACAAAGTCCAGAACACCCCGGTGACGTCGCTGCGGATCAAGACCTACGAATGCCCGTCGTCTCCGAAGCACAATAACGTGCTCGATCACAACCCGGACGGCTTCACTGGTTCTGACACGGCTGTTTGGGCCGGGTCTGTTGCAGTGGGCGACTACGCCGCCTCGCTGGGCAATTCGAAAGAACTCGGCACCGCCTGGGCGACCTATCAGGGGACCGCGACCGGTACGACGACCTCGACCCAGACCAACGGCATCCCCAACATCATCGGCAGCTTCAAGGACACCACTGACTCGGCCAACGCCGGCAGCGGTGTTTCCGACACCGGGATCACGACGAACGGCATGCTGCCGAAGAACTCGGCTCTGAAACTGGGCGACATCACCGACGGTCTTTCCAACACGATTGCCGTCTGGGAATCGGGCGGGCGTCCGTTCGTGTACCGTCGCGGTACCCAGGTGAGCAGCAACCTCGGTGCTCACCACACCAACGGCGGCGGCTGGGCACGTCCCGCCAGCGACATTCTGCTGGCCGGATCGAGCAAGGACGGCAAGGAACTCCCCCCCTCATCGTCGTACACCGGCCCCGGCATCTACATCAACCGCACCAACGGTTATGACCATGCCACCGAAACCTACGGCTCGACCGGCTACCCCGCTCCGTACGGCACGGAAGGCTCCAGCCAGCCCTACTCGTTCCACTCGGGCGGCGTCAACGTGCTGATGGGCGACGGTTCTGCTCGCCTGCTCGACGAAGAAATGCTGATCTATGTGGCTGCCGCTCTCGTGACCCGAAACGGCGGTTCGGGCGAAGCCAACATCACTCAGAACTTCTAATTTGCAAGTTTCCGCGAACCTGAATGCAGCGGCTCTGGTCTTTAGCGCCAGAGCCGCTGATTTTTACACAAACCACCGTATTTCCTTATTGGGGGAGCGGTAAAGAAGAGGACGGCGAAAGGTTTTACTGCCCTGTTTGACTTGAAGGATTGCATCATGATCTCATCCCGAAGCCCACGCGTGCCCGTTCGTGTTTCCGTTCCCAACCAGCCCCGGCTGGACTGGTCGGAAGTGACGCTGCGCTGTCGGGACGAGATCCCGGCCGCCGTCACGGAAGTGATGCGATCCATGGAGGGGCAGCCCTTTTCCGCGACGGACGGGTTTGCCGTCCAGTTGGCAACCACGGAGGCGCTGAACAGCGCGTTCTCGAAGTTCGTCAGATCGTCTGGCAATCGCCTGCAACTGCGGTTCGTCGTCTCCCCGGAACGAGTCTGGATCGAGATCGACGCCCC
It encodes the following:
- a CDS encoding BON domain-containing protein, with protein sequence MQHQLNLTTELRASSGSIERLRMQGGVARFASISSTDALLLENVQICLTNLSRSLSERVEIRVLNGEVYLRGEVVSAQEQHRLLQNLSQLPGVRDTHHRLSLPLSARVKNLGVRLQLILALLTGAACGAALAVWCRNAFAVFPTERMRHAPV
- a CDS encoding BON domain-containing protein, with translation MSEVQPLLSVRTVGESTSACLPEISDADLRAQVVEQLGHLSQFFPIWVHVRVEGGQVDLRGGVSSLEERGRILESVMALEGVKGIRDHLQLGIRSSADFDDGDPSALLASLFQIGVVWAAVAIAVTAWWMWPRASLIAAQPQPVPAIVEFGGMPATGAVLTLHPLDASASSAVLPQGLVGRDGSVEWTTYQPGDGLPPGRYLVTAQWNPTLVVNGQSQPSPNLLSDALSRPATSPLRLHVSSDQQTPWKIDLK
- a CDS encoding DUF1559 domain-containing protein; protein product: MQFRKLQSPRSEARRGGFTLIELLVVIAIIAILVAILLPAVQSAREAARRSQCLNNLKQVGLAMHNFHDAKQKLPSSGRPTASATVRVGLFTYLLPYIEQKGLWDQYDTGYNWDKVQNTPVTSLRIKTYECPSSPKHNNVLDHNPDGFTGSDTAVWAGSVAVGDYAASLGNSKELGTAWATYQGTATGTTTSTQTNGIPNIIGSFKDTTDSANAGSGVSDTGITTNGMLPKNSALKLGDITDGLSNTIAVWESGGRPFVYRRGTQVSSNLGAHHTNGGGWARPASDILLAGSSKDGKELPPSSSYTGPGIYINRTNGYDHATETYGSTGYPAPYGTEGSSQPYSFHSGGVNVLMGDGSARLLDEEMLIYVAAALVTRNGGSGEANITQNF
- a CDS encoding BON domain-containing protein; translation: MKPTPPPGPSRPQRTQSNLPTRLPDLDTIATPATRPTPVEHQVNDEKVRKQVVEVLGELGQQMRMSIHVRSEHGDVYLRGTVDTSYNRLLVVSVVSRLPGVKKIHDEITLGSQFHGKAEANHVGNGNRKRNLQFVGIVAAVVLLAGAYGAWSLTTTSLSDFPVVVLYAGKPADGAILTLHPLDPQPANEIKRPLGRVGPDGTVEWTTFDRGDGVPPGRYAVTAIWHPLVLVNGETFSRSNVLGKEYQKSDSTPLRLEVSAQAQSPLQVELKR
- a CDS encoding RrF2 family transcriptional regulator, encoding MKLSRKSDYALRALFDLVAHEGRGPISIRELALRNDIPKRFLEQIMIDLREKGWVRSIPGRDGGFVLAKPPADITMGEVVRHFDGILSPISCVSTTHYEPCSQESVCRFRRVLLEIRNYVVKKMDNATLANVFAGKVVRHEEVFSPSFTYGDGI